TCCAACAAATCGACAAACTCACCAATGATCTTTTGGAGGTTGAGCGACTCAACTCTGATAATCTTGTGTTGAACCTTCAAATATATCCCATCAACTCAATACTAGCAGAAGCACTCTCTAAGATATTAATCGATGATGATGCTGATCTTCAGATTGATGTGCCTGAGCCTTTTAGTTGTGAAGTGGATCTCAATTACATCGCAATTGCTATCAAAAATCTGATTGACAATGCCCTAAAATATCGTACGCATGGAAAAGTCGAAATTCTAGTAAAAAATACCTCGATTGCTATTAAAAACTTTGGAATACCTTTAGAGCGTGATTTGGAGTATTATATGCAAACCTTCACTCAAGAGGAATCTTCACGAAACATTGCAGGATATGGTTTGGGTCTGAATATTGTGAAACGTATTTTAGAACACCACCAATTAACGCTACAGTATTATCATGATAGAGGACAAAATGTTTTCATTATAAAATTTCATGATATATAATGGTATAATGGCAAAAAATCAGATAACAAAGAGGAAGCGATGATCAAATTTTGGCAGCGAAGAGCCAAGAACAAAATTTTGACAGAATGTTTAGAGTTCGATACAGAACTTGACGCGATTAAAAAGTCAATCAAAGATCACATTAAAAGAAAATTTGCCGGAAGTCTTGCTATCCGAATGGTCGATAGTGGCAGTTGTAATGCCTGTGAGGCTGAATGCAACGCCTTGTCAAATCCCTACTATGATCTTGAACGATTGGGAATCTATTTTGTAGCGAGCCCCCGACATGCTGATGTGATGTTGATTAGTGGAGTGATGAGTGTGAATATGTACCATCATGTTCTCAATGCCTATCGTCAGATGCCAGAACCCAAGTGGGTTGTCAGTGTTGGAGATTGTCCTAATATGGAAGCGCCGTTTGAGGAGACTTTTGCGATTAAAGCACCCATAGCGCAGCATATTGAAGTGTTTCATCACATCCCTGGTTGTCCTCCTGAGCCCAAAATGATTATTCGTGGATTGTTAGATTTTTTAAAAAAATTGGAGAAAAATACATGATACAAGAACTGTTTGCAAGCTACCGTGTGGAGATTACTTTTTTGCACATTATTAGTGCGGTGATATGGGTAGGAGGGATGATTGTGATGCGTTATAGCGCTCATTACTCTTTTCAAAATATCGAACAAGCGGATATCCGACTCAAAAGTGCCCTATATGCCCTCAAACGACTTTTTATATTGGTGTCACCTTTTATCGTGATTTTGTTAGTCACCGCTATAATTATGTCAGTAGGACTGGGATTTAGAGATGCCGCGCTGGACAAATCGGGTCAGGTTATCAATAGCAGTGCGATGCATGTTTACAATCTGATTCATGTTAAAGAGAGTATTTGGACCATTATGACGCTCAATTATCTTGCTATGGTATTGATACGCAATAATGCCCAAAAGCTTTTAAACCAGCATGATCTCGCAGGTGCCAAAAAGAGAGCCACATATATTTCTAGTTATATGGTCCCCTTTAATATTGTCCTTGGGATTATTGCAATCTTCATGGGCGTTTTTTTACGGAATTTATACTAGATTATAAAATCTTATGAAGGGTGGTGGCTTTGCCCATCCATCCTTCTAATTCAGTCCAATTTTCCTCTTGGACCATTTTCTTACATCGGTCTAATTCTTGCTCAAAAACCTCTAAAGATTTTAGAAGATTGTCTCTATTTTGTTTAAAAATATCAGCCCACATCAATGGGGATGATTTTGCGACACGACTCATATCTTTGAATCCTCCCGCTGCTAGAATGAGGATACTTTTGGGGTCTTCTTGACTCATGACAGAATTAGCAAGTGCATAACTAATCGCATGAGGAAGATGAGAAATAAACGCGGCATGTTTATCATGATTGACAGGATTCATAAATACAATCTTCATCCCAATATGTGAAAATAACTGGACGGCCCGATCTTTGTGAACCGCGCCACTGTGTTCCATATCACACAATACGACGACTTTATCATGATAGAGTTCTTCGATGGCTGCACTGGGTCCAAACTTCTCTGTTCCGGTCATCGGGTGTGCGGCGACGAGGTTTTCTCGAATCTCTTTAGGAGTTTTTTCTATAATGAGTGCTTTGGTGCCCCCTAAATCTACAATGGTCGTGTTTTTGGGGACATCTTTTAAATCTTGCAGTACTTTGATAATGGCCTCAACAGGGATTGCTAAGAAAATGATATCGCATTGCTTAATCTCTTCAAACGATACGATTTCTTCTACAAGCCCAAATTTTAGGGCTTCTTCACAATGCGTGATATTGTGATCAAATCCAACAACCTTAGATACAAATTTGATATGTCTCAAAGCAAGGCCCAAGGAGCCACCCATCAATCCCAATCCTACAATCCCAACTTTCATATGTGACCTTTAACAAATAATTAATTCCAAAAATGGTATTATATCTTTTTTTTATCGTAATTAAAATATGAAAAATAGGGTAGTGAATGAAAAAATTATTGTTATCGGGATTCATGGTATTCTCATCGTTGTATGCTGTGGATATCAAGAGTATAAAGTTTGATGGATTAATACATCTATCCCCTAGCGTGGCTTTAGAGATTATGAATATCTCTAAGGGAGACCCTATTGATATCGAAGTGATTGACAAAGGGATTAAAGCACTCTACAAACAAAACTATTTTAAAGATATTTCTGTAGAAGATGACAATAATGGAAATCTTACCATTAGTGTCGTGGAGAAACCGGTCATTGCAAATATTGACATCACTGGCATATCTGACAGTGATAAAAAAGACTTAAAAGATGCATTGGGTGTCAAAAAAGGTGAGATATACTCTCTCTCAAAGCTCAATACTGCCAAAAGAAATGTTGAAAAATATTATGAAGACAAAGGGTACTTTGATACTGTTGTCGAAGCGACGACTAAAAACCTCAACAAAACATCACTCTCTTTGAACCTCATCGTCAATAGGGGAGAAAAAATTGTTATCAAAAAAGTGACCTTATGCGGTGCTAAAAATTTTGATTACAGTGATGTGCGAGCCTCTATTGCCAACAGGCAAGAAGAGTACCTCTCTTGGATGTGGGGATTTGATGATGGTGAACTAAAAGTCAAAGATTTGATATATGATTCTGCGAGAATCCGAGATTATTATATGCGTCATGGTTACTTAGATGCGCATGTTAGCAATCCTTTCTTGAAAGCTTATATGGACGGGTATTTTGCAAAATTGACTTATAATATCAAAGAAGGTGAAAAATACAATGTTGGAACCTTGTCGATTACATCACCACAAAAGATTGTCGATACAAAAAAAATATTAGCACAGATGCAACTTCAAAAAGGTGAAGTCTTTAACTCTAAGAAACTGCGAAATGATTTAAAAACGATAGAAAATGCATTCGGCGATAAAGGGTATGCTTTTGTACGCGTCAACCCTGATGTGAAAACAGACAAGAAAAATCATATTGCTAATATTAATTTTATCGTAGACCCGGGTGATAAAGTCTATATTCATGATGTCAGAATTTCTGGTAATACCAAAACAATCGATCGCGTTGTGCGAAGAGAGATTTTTTTAGCGGCAGGGGATTTATATAATAAAACTGATTTGGAAGATTCAAGAACCGCACTCAAGCGCACGGGATATTTTGACGATGCATCAATCAAAGAAGTACGTGTGAGTCAAGATAAGGTCGATCTTTTAGTGACAATTAAAGAGGCAAGAACGTCTTCTATCGGGGGAGGAATTGGTTATGGTTCTACTGATGGACTGATTTTGAGCGCGAGTCTTGCTGATGGTAATATCTTTGGCTCAGGAATGAAAGCCAATGTCAGCGTGGAACGGTCCAATTCTATTTTAAGTGGTGCCATATCATTAACCAACCCAAGAGTCAATGACTCTATTTATAGTTTAAGTGGAACCGTGTACCGACAAAATTATGATTACACCAGTTATGATTTGAAAAATTTAGGATTTAATCTTACTGTTGGTAGAAAATTTGGACGCCAATGGAGTGGTTCTGTGGGATATACCTTGCAAGAATCAGAATTAAGCAATTTAGATGATAGTATTGATGCATCATTGTATAAATTAGGAACAACCATCAAAAGTGCGGTAACACCAGCGGTATCTTATAATAGTACGGATGATTATTATTTGCCGAGAAAAGGGATTAGCGCTAAAGCTAGCATTGAAATTGCTGGATTGGGTGGAGATGATAAGTTTATCACCTTTAGAAATAAATTTGAGTATTTTTATGGATTACAAGATGTAATCGATTATGATTTGATTCTAAGATATCGAGCGAAATTTAACTATATCGTCGATAATGGTTACTTGCCTATTGATGAGAAGTTGTATATGGGGGGTACGAGTACGGTTCGAGGTTATAGTTCCAATACCATCTCTCCCAAAAATAGTAGTGATGCACTCTTAGGGGGTAGAATGATGTTTGCTAATAGTGTGGAGGCGAGTTTCCCACTGA
This genomic window from Sulfurospirillum sp. 1612 contains:
- a CDS encoding NADH-quinone oxidoreductase subunit B family protein — its product is MIKFWQRRAKNKILTECLEFDTELDAIKKSIKDHIKRKFAGSLAIRMVDSGSCNACEAECNALSNPYYDLERLGIYFVASPRHADVMLISGVMSVNMYHHVLNAYRQMPEPKWVVSVGDCPNMEAPFEETFAIKAPIAQHIEVFHHIPGCPPEPKMIIRGLLDFLKKLEKNT
- a CDS encoding prephenate dehydrogenase, which translates into the protein MKVGIVGLGLMGGSLGLALRHIKFVSKVVGFDHNITHCEEALKFGLVEEIVSFEEIKQCDIIFLAIPVEAIIKVLQDLKDVPKNTTIVDLGGTKALIIEKTPKEIRENLVAAHPMTGTEKFGPSAAIEELYHDKVVVLCDMEHSGAVHKDRAVQLFSHIGMKIVFMNPVNHDKHAAFISHLPHAISYALANSVMSQEDPKSILILAAGGFKDMSRVAKSSPLMWADIFKQNRDNLLKSLEVFEQELDRCKKMVQEENWTELEGWMGKATTLHKIL
- the bamA gene encoding outer membrane protein assembly factor BamA, encoding MKKLLLSGFMVFSSLYAVDIKSIKFDGLIHLSPSVALEIMNISKGDPIDIEVIDKGIKALYKQNYFKDISVEDDNNGNLTISVVEKPVIANIDITGISDSDKKDLKDALGVKKGEIYSLSKLNTAKRNVEKYYEDKGYFDTVVEATTKNLNKTSLSLNLIVNRGEKIVIKKVTLCGAKNFDYSDVRASIANRQEEYLSWMWGFDDGELKVKDLIYDSARIRDYYMRHGYLDAHVSNPFLKAYMDGYFAKLTYNIKEGEKYNVGTLSITSPQKIVDTKKILAQMQLQKGEVFNSKKLRNDLKTIENAFGDKGYAFVRVNPDVKTDKKNHIANINFIVDPGDKVYIHDVRISGNTKTIDRVVRREIFLAAGDLYNKTDLEDSRTALKRTGYFDDASIKEVRVSQDKVDLLVTIKEARTSSIGGGIGYGSTDGLILSASLADGNIFGSGMKANVSVERSNSILSGAISLTNPRVNDSIYSLSGTVYRQNYDYTSYDLKNLGFNLTVGRKFGRQWSGSVGYTLQESELSNLDDSIDASLYKLGTTIKSAVTPAVSYNSTDDYYLPRKGISAKASIEIAGLGGDDKFITFRNKFEYFYGLQDVIDYDLILRYRAKFNYIVDNGYLPIDEKLYMGGTSTVRGYSSNTISPKNSSDALLGGRMMFANSVEASFPLIERIKLRGAVFFDYGMIGEDSLNIKRAGTGVTLEWNSPLGAINLIFAKALLNESGDDLSSFEFTMGQRF